The genome window caaagttggacttagaagccaaaCAGTAAACTCTAAAAATTATAAATTTTCTGCTTTTGGTCTTCAACATTGGACTTAGAAGCCGAAACAGTAAATTTGTGATAAATCTAAGTgacatttaaaaataaaattaactagtTACTTCTGTTTTGAGTTGGGTAAAACAGAATTTTTTTTTGGACTAAATTTGGTAATTTTATTTTTCAGAATGTCGAACGAAAACGTCAACGTTAACAACACGAATGTTGTGACGGGAAACCCCATGAACGCCACCACTGTGGGAGCATCCACAGTGGCTAATCACGTTGAACGACCCAGGAAGTTCTCGGGTCTACACTTCAAGTGGTGGCcgcagaagatgttcttctacctgaccaccatgaaccttgcgaggttcttaacTGAAACTGCTCCCCAACCTGTGGAAGGGGAGACCGACGCACAAAGACAGTGCGCGGTAGATGCGTGGAAGCATTCGGATTTCATATGTCGAGGCTATGTGTTAAACGGGCTTTCGGATgcattgtataatgtgtactacaaTGTCAAGACTTCCAAAGATTTATGGGATGCCTTGGACaagaagtacaaaacggaggatgctggcacaaagaaatttgtggtagccCGTTTCTTGGAATTCAAAATGGTTGATTCTAAAACAGTTATGAATCAAGTCCAAGAATTGCAAATTATACTACATGACATCTTTGTGGAAGGCATGACACTtagcgagacattccaagtggCAGCAATGATTGAGAAGTTACCTCCTGGTTGGgtggattttaagaattatcttaaacacaaacgaAAGGAGATGACTATAGAGGATCTTATTGTTCGTCTTTGGATTGAAGAGGACAATAGAATTGCCCAAAAAGGCAGCCTTGTGCAAACTTCTGCTAGCGCAAATTTGGTTGAGCATGGGCAATCCTCTAAGGGCAATAAGGGCaaggggaaaaaggacaaagagaaagcaaaggctagcaaacttggaccgaagaaaggggttgtgaaaaaATACCTCAAGcgttccaagggacttgttacaactatgacgagccggggcatcgggctaaccaatgcaagaaaccaaagcaTGAGCGCGCGCACATGGTGGATGAAGACGAAATGCCTTTGGTGGCAATTATTTCCGACAAAACCGCAATGTTGGATGAGGTCAATGctgtgaccaacactccaaaaggatggtgggttgatacgggTGCAACCCGTCATGTGTGCCCAAACAGGAGCCTCTTTACCACCTTCAAATAGCTTGCGGGAGATGAGAAGCTGTACAAGGGAAATGCAGCCACCGCGGACATCAAGGGTGAATGAACGGTGATTTTGAAGTGGACTTCAGGGTAGGAGCTCACTCTAAGCAACGTGTAGTATGTCCCAGACTTGCACAAGAGCCTAGTCTCGGGATGGTTGCTTAATaagtttggatttcgtttagTATTTGAAAGCGATCAATTTGTACTTACTAAACGAGGAATGTATGTTGGTAAGGGCTATGCCCAAAATGGTATGTTCAAATTGAATGTAATGGCTGTCAAAaagaacatgaataaaattgctacaacttctacttatatgcttgagttttcttattcgaataaatggcatggtagattaggccacgtaaattttaattcaatacgccgtttaatcaatttaaattgtataccaacattccatattggTTCACATTATAAATGCGAAACATGTGTagaatccaaacttacaagatCATCATCGAAATCGGTTtaacgaataaccgaaccccttgatttaattcaccgatatttgtgatttaaaagcggtacccacaagaggtggaaataagtacttcatcacgtttattgatgatagtactaaatattgctatgtatatttactaaaaagtaaggatgaagcaataagtaaatttatcttgtataaaaatgaagttgagaatcaacttcaaaagaagataaaagctttgcgaagcgaccgaggaggcgaatatgttgcacATTTTGCctatttatgcgcaaaaagtggcattgtacatgagtgtacacctccttattctccacaatcaaatggcgtggcaGAACGAAAGAAcagaaatgatgaacgccatgttgataagttctggggtgagccaggaaatgtggggggaagccattctctcggctaattatcttttgaacaagataccactcaaaaagagagacgaaaCTCCGTATAAGTTATGTAAAAGGAAGAAgccttcatacaaatacttgaaagtgtgggggttcctagcaaaggtgattgtaccacctcctaaggctcttaggataggacccaaaactgttgattgcatattCATTGGGTATGcgcatcaaagtagtgcacatcgctttcttgtacatgagtccaagaatccagatgtacacgtaaacactatcatggaggtgaatcctaatgttgtgtcttactttgaaaatgtgtttcctttgagaagacaaacacatgcaacgtcatcaacacctaattttgaagtaggtgaaagctcatctacaccagttgatgaggtagttcatgataagacacatgaacGACCTGAGGTTGAAGAAGGTGATCGCAAACGAAGCAAAAGGCCAAGGGTTGAAAAAATCCTTCGGTCCAGACTTcgttagctatatggttgaggcGTGCATGGACCTGAGTCagtgtggcgcacgcgcgcatgagcGTGTAGACCTGCGCGCGCAAGGGCGCGCGTGCACCAGTGTGACTTGtgcgcgcgcgcgcagaagcttccagcatttaATGACGAAGCAGTTTCAGTTCAGCATTCGAAACTGACGAGTTAAACGGTTTTAACTGTGAagtaaatgacgtattaaattgcattgaagacgtttaatgcactTTAAACCTCTCCTTTAATTCCTTTTGACTGTTTCGAATTAGGAGCtttataaatacagctccatacccagGTGCAGTGAGAGACCAGCAACACAACAGCACTTGCAACTTTCTCCAACACATTTCTGATCTTCTACTTGCATTATTCAAGGTAGCCATCGGGTTGTAGGCTAGCTCCGGCAGTACTatttgtaatgcccataaatttaaaatcattattctagaaataaaaaagaataatagtaattataaaccactagaaaaccctaattaagacacccaagcatgtcaatcaagcaagtaggtaggcatgtcaatcaagcaagtaggtaggcatgtcaatcaagcaagtaggtaggcatgtcaagcaggtaggtaggcatgtcaatcaagcaagtaggtaggcatgtcaagcaggtaggtaggcatgtcaagcaggtaggtaggcatgtcaagcaggtaggtaggcatgtcaagcaggtaggtaggcatgtcaatcaagcaggtaggtaggcatgtcaagcaggtaggtaggcatgtcaatcaagcaggtaggtaggcatgtcaatcaagcaggtaggtaggcatgtcaagcaggtaggtaggcatgtcaatcaagcaggtaggtaggcatgtcaagcaggtaggtaggcatatcaagcaggtaggtaggcatgtcccaaaaattagtataaatagcaggctttGGGACTTGCTTCTGTGCACAAAAACGACGCTCAAATTctcaattgacgtcgagttatacttcttccactacccaaacacacacacacctcgaaacgctgccgcaatcagggtaataactcgatcgctattacgattcaacgtccgatcgattataactatccaacgattgtctgagtgctgctcaaattgagcttctactttgattattcgtcgtgatttcaacttgaatatttgagtgctgttcgaattcggactatgctctgttattcgttgtgaatccgattgaattattaagtattgcacttgataatagttgtgagggtttgatctcgtgaattgtcgtaaatgctgtattaagttactaacctagtttgtgtgcatgttatttaaattaggtgaaaagattaatcagtagtctaaactctgcccatataaatctaaaatattagcacaaggtagcttcactttggagttattaaggtacggatccttaccccactctttattgcttcatattcaaattgattaaaaaaaaaccactaaattactatatcttttaaaaaaactcctcacgtctttgattatcgattcatttgacagtccgttcgattcctatcctaatcatttgatttagctttcatgtcatgcgatagtattatgttgttatactcattatcgcatgttccaatatatgttccattttgttatgaaaataagttttataagttatgtgaataagaccatttgtactctgataccctgagtatcgcttctcgtggagtgtcccacgagcatgttgttgtggcatcaacatcatgtgctccatccgtgacggagagatcagttcacggcgtctcttaagtacaagtgtggtacataaggctattaggaggcgtatggatcgatcctaggatttaagtataaggaggtggataacgggtatgccaattcgccatctcatgtgataattatgcaggagtagctacctgtgtattgtcacgttttaagtttgctcatgggtacatccgtaagatatgattatgaaattttgttcttgcatcgtatcattttcgcctaaagttccatccggataagatttcatatgaagcattatttgttatttgagcctaaaattccgtactgagcattcggctcattccgtaaactttttgtatatacaggacCACAGATTattttgggaggggaaaagagagaagaataaagcctaggaataaatctgaagatgttagttaattaagatgaatgtctccgcttgtatattaatcttaattttaatggtcgtgtggttgtatccttatcaaataaataaatggaattatgacttttgtttatgttaccgttattgtgacacgtcagcccttccgggttggggtgttacactatTGCTCCgtctgttgtaccctgggaaacaaaacgagtactactgggagactcggaatttgttttaagggaagcgtgtgtaCACGTGACTCAGCCACTTTGTTTTTATGTTTCTTCTCCATTTCTTGTATTtgtttatttcagttgtatttGTACTAGATTATTTCCTGCTTTCTTTATTTCTGTATTGTCATCATATtataaaaatttgtttattttatttaaactgCACGAACAGTTCCTACATATACTATACTAATTCTTATAGACAATACTATAGTaattcttatatttatttttaacagtAGTGTTTATGTGCATAATTATTTAATACAAATTTAGCTTTTGAGGAGTCTTTGATAAAGAGATTCATCAGTCTTCGTTGTGCCAAGTCATTAGGGCCGGCACGTAAGGCTTATCAACCTAGGCTAAGGCCTAGGGCCATCAAAAAATAAGGGCCTCCAATTTTGTTTCCTTtcatatattagacttgtttttTTGCCATTTAAACAACGTTTCTAGGCCCAAGATTTAGGATTTATACTAGGAGTTTGCATTGTCCATGCACACAACACATCAACCCTCGTTACTTGCGGCGTCTTTTGAGTAACGAATGTGAAACTGATTGCGGATTGAGTGAACTTAGGGCCAAGATTAGGAAAAATCATCGCTATGAGTATTCAATGTCTTAAATCTCAATCTCAATTCCTTTATACCAATTCAATAGGGTCCTGACTTTGTAGTTCGCTTAGGGCCTCCAAAAATGTTGGAACGGCTCTGCAAGTCATTAGTCACTCATAATATCAACCATGTGTTAAAGTTAAATGTCAAACTTGTATAGTTGTATTGCTATTTTTTTCCATGATTCTAATTTAGAAGACGCCATGCTTGACCATCATTATAACGAAACCGTATTATAGCGGCTCCAACCATACAAACTTGTGGTGGGGGTCGCTGCAATGCAATGCATTCACCTAAAGGTCACACCTCATACGGTTGTGTGTTCCTTTCATACTCATCTTCTTTCTTGTGACGCCACACATTATCTTTTGCTTTCAAGAATATTATATATTTTCTCGGTTTTTTTAAAAGTAGCTTGAATATACACGACCAATTAATTAGACATCCACttgataaaaaaaaacacaaagcCGCCAGATACAATGTAATAAATGATAAGAGATTGGTGCATGTGAATGAATCAAAGAACACAAATGGGTGTTGtacgtgttcgtgttcgtttgttaaactTTAATCGAATAGAATAGAAACTGATATTCTTGTTTAAATAGACATAAattaatgaacataaacaaatgtaaataaaCGAAACAAATGAAGAAAATGAAAGAGTCCTTAGCGAAGACTTCGTTCCAAAATTTGATTACACTGACGGGTCAATGCATGATGAGCTAATTACTACAtataactaataaaaaaatttaatCGGTGTATTGAACATAAATAGACAAAGATAAATACAGGAATATAACTAAACGTTCACTGGacataaataaagaaacatgacATGTGTTTATATTCGCTTGTTAAACTACACGTTAgtttaagttatatatttaaagTTTTGGGATATTTACATATATCCCCTACAAAGAGCctttattacatatttacccaacttttaaaatcaattacatatttccccttcttTTTATGAAATTACCCTTTTacccttttttttaatttaattgttTGACTAAAATCACCGCAATTTCCCCAAAATCTGGTTCCTTTAACTTCAAATCTCGTTCCATTCACTTGAAAATTTCTACAACCATTTCTTATACaaatacatatacatacacaGTAGATCATAGATCGTCTTTCTGTTTTATCCTATGCCATCATCGATTCATGGTCGCCTTGTGTAAACCAGCCATCGCTACCGTGAGCCATAAAAGGGACCGTCTCAACCCATTTTCCGTACAAGCAAACGACGCCGCAGCCGATGGTTTCGACCACCAACCGCCCCCTTGTCTGGCTGAGGTGGAAACTGTTGGAAAAtaagtgaaaatagcatttttcacaaatataggaaaatgattttttcctattttggactagaaataaatataataaaatgagcgggttttatgtatttatttgtgggtttgtattctatgttggaagagcttcgcaacgaactaaaccacgtccaaaaccgagctaagatgaatgagatatcgatgctcaaagttgggtgtttggaacattcaatgttgaaactaaagggaaagtagcaccttgtcccacataggaggagagatggaacttaaatgggtatttaaggtggaactctccatccttattgtttcatggaagcacacactagtgtcctcgcgaagggtgcggagcaccctaactcgcactcgcacacgctcgcgcgcgcgcgcgcgcgtggcgtgggcgatgaggcgcaatgtggcgctttgatggcgcactttgcacttcgcacgctcgcatcgccgcgagccgcctttgtatttttgaccgcgcgcgcgtggtgcagcacaagggttgcaaggaccaagtggtaggtgatgcggcgcatgacgtggcagtcatgcgcatgcgcgcgcgggtacacgaggcgcgcggttgggagcatggtgcatgggtcctaCTGTGCCGTgtgcggcgcaccagagtgagccaatacggcgcgactgtgtggcgcgcacgtatagactcacaggtgacgtggcgcacgccgcACCGCCGCATGGACGGACTTGAGCTGCACCGCCGCACGCCGCATGGAAGGACTTGAGCCGCACCGCgcacggcagtgagccaagaggccgcacgccgcatggcagtgagccaagaggccgcacggcagtgagccaagaggccgcacgccgcatggcgcaccgcgcatgggcgcgcgcgcgcgcagaagcttccagcattgaatgacagggcagtttcagtccagcttcgtaactgacgagttaataggctttgactgagaattaaatgacgtattaaattgcattgaagacgtttaatgcaatttaaacctctcatttaattcattttgactgtttcaacctaggagctgtataaatacagctccatacccacttCAGAAGTACACCAGCAACATAACAGCAATCCAAACTTTCTCTCTAGAATTTTTCTTGCAgctttcaaggtaaccttcgggttgtaggcgaactccggcagtactactgctccggctgttgtaccctgggaaacaaaacgagtactcttgggagactcggaatttgttttaagggaagcgtgttgaacacgtgcctcagtcaATTCTGTTTCTACCCCTTCTTGTATTGtcgtttatttcagttgtaattgaattgtatttttgctttcttcattttgtattgtaatcagttttaataaaatttgttttattttatttaattacgcgaacggttcctacaatcttaaaacaaatttttaaaaccgttcgtgtaatcaaaaccattctgtttgtgattcaaaccagttttgatttcactcagtttgtgttttaaaaacagttttttttttgttttcttcttcAAAGGAGCGACTTTGGTTGAAAACAATTTTGGTTACATCAGAATTGTCCTAAAAATTGGTAATAAACTTTCtgatttggtcttcaaagttggacttagaagccaatcagtaagttataactaataaaaattttctgttttttggtcttcaaagttggacttagaagcctaaacagtaaatttgtggtaaaaattaaaatttaattgtttatttCTGGTTTTTGCATAAATCAGAATATTTTGACTaaacttttaaaattttaattttttcagaATGTCGACCTCAAACAACAACAATACGAATGTTGTAGTTGGAACCCCTGccaacactgtgggagcgtccacagtggcaaATCATGCCGAAAAACctgagaagttctcgggtctacacttcaagcggtggcaacagaagatgttcttctacttgaccaccatgaaccttgcgaggttcttgacggaaaccgctccccaacctgcggaaggggagaccgacgctcaggctctgagcgcggtagatgcgtggaagcattcggatttcatatgtcgaggctatgtactcaacggtctctcggatgcactgtataatgtgtactacaatatcaagacttccaaagagttgtgggagtctttggagaaaaagtacaaaacggaggatgcgggaacaaagaaatttgttgtcgcccgtttcttggacttcaaaatggttgataacaagccggttatgaaccaagtccaagagttGCAAATTATACTAAATGACATCCATGCCGAGGGAATGGTACTTAGCGAGAcatttcaagtggcagccatgattgagaaattacctcctgcttggttggattttaagaattatcttaaacacaagcggAAGGAAATGTCGGTGGAGGACCTTGTTCTTCGTCTTCGTATAGAAGAGGAGAATAGGATCGCCCTAAAAAACAGCCTTGTGCAGCCTAGTGCTAGTGCAAACGTGGTTGAGCATGGGCAATCCTCTAAAGGCACAAAGGGCaaggggaaaaaggacaaagggaaagggaaagcaaaggctagcaaccttggaccgaagaaaggggttgtgaaaaagaaacctcaaacgttccaagggacttgttacaactgtgacgagccggggcatcgggctaaccaatgcaagaaaccaaagcgtgagcgtgcgcacatggtggacgaagacggaatgcctttggtggcaatgatttccgacaaaagcgcaatgatggatgaggtcaatactgtgaccaacactccaaaaggtTGGTGGGTTGATACGGGAGCGACCCGTCATGTTTGTGCAGACAAAAGCCTCTTTACCACCTTCAAGGCGCTTTCTGGAGAAGAGAAGCTGTATATGGGAAATGCAGCCACCGCTGACATCATGGGTGAAGGAACGgtgatcttgaagtggacttcGGGGAAGGAGCTCACTCTAAGCAACGTGTTGTATGCCCCAGACTTGCGCAAGAATCTAGTCTCGGGATGGTTGCTTAACAAGTTTGGTTTTCGTTTAGTTTTTGAGAGCGATCAATTTGTACTAACTAAACGAGGAACGTATGTAGGCAAGGGCTATGCCCAAAATGGAATGTTCAAATTGAATGTAATGGCTGTcaagaacatgaataaaattgctactacttctacttatatgcttgagttttctgaatcgaataaatggcatggtagattaggtcacgtTAATTTTAATTCGATACgccgtttaatcaatttaaattgtataccaacattccatattgattcacactataaatgtgaaacatgcgttgaatccaaacttacaagaacatcatcaaaatcggttgaacgaataaccaaaccccttgatttaattcacactgatatttgtgatttaaaagcggtacccacaacaggtggaaataagtacttcatcacgtttattgacgatagtactaaatattgctatgtatatttactaaaaagtaaagatgaagcaataagtaaatttatcttgtataaaaat of Helianthus annuus cultivar XRQ/B chromosome 1, HanXRQr2.0-SUNRISE, whole genome shotgun sequence contains these proteins:
- the LOC118490277 gene encoding uncharacterized protein LOC118490277; amino-acid sequence: MNLARFLTETAPQPVEGETDAQRQCAVDAWKHSDFICRGYVLNGLSDALYNVYYNVKTSKDLWDALDKKYKTEDAGTKKFVVARFLEFKMVDSKTVMNQVQELQIILHDIFVEGMTLSETFQVAAMIEKLPPGWVDFKNYLKHKRKEMTIEDLIVRLWIEEDNRIAQKGSLVQTSASANLVEHGQSSKGNKGKGKKDKEKKPKHERAHMVDEDEMPLVAIISDKTAMLDEVNAVTNTPKGWWVDTGATRHVCPNRSLFTTFK